TGGCCAGCAGGCAGCTGGCAATAAGCGATGAGGTAAAGCGAGGTCTGAACATAGCGCATTCCTTGCGTTATGGCGTAGCTGACGAGTCAACCTGTGAAAAGTCCCGGGAGGAGTGTGACGGGGCCAACGAACTCTGAACAGAAACCCAGAGGGCATTTTTTATACACCCGATGATGACGTAAGGGCAAACCCGACACCTAAATTCCCCCCGTACTGTTTCGTCAATCCGATAGGAAAGAGGCGCATACCTTTGTGCTTCTGGCGGTTGTCACCCACTGGCAGCCGCTGCTGATTGAGGAACTGCCATGAGTTTTGACAGCGAAGACACCGTATTCCGTGTGGTGGTCAACCACGAGGAACAGTACTCCATCTGGCCAGACTACAAAGCCATTCCCGGTGGCTGGCGTGATACCGGCGTGTCCGGTAAAAAAGCCGAATGTCTGGCTCATATCGAACAGGTCTGGACCGATATGCGTCCCCTCAGCCTGCGCCAGTTTATGGCTGAACAGGCTGCCAGCTGATGCAGCAGCCTGCCGTCATCCCCACCTCTGTCCCCCTGACGCTCTACTGCCTGCCCTGTGCGGGTGGCAGTGCTGCCATGTATTTCCGCTGGCGGCGGGCGCTGGCGCCGCACATTGAACTGGTGCCGGTGGAGCTGCCGGGGCGAGGGAGCCGCATCGGTGAAGATTTCGTGCGTCACTTCGAGACGCTGGTCAGTCAGCTGGCGGATGAGCTGGCAGCCGGGCTGCCTGCCCGCTACGCCTTTTTCGGCCACAGCATGGGCACGCTTCTGGCTTACGGCCTCTGTCGTGAGCTGCAGCAACGCGGTCTGCCCGCCCCTCAGGCATTACTGATGTCGGCCGGTAAGGCGCCACGTAAGCGCGATACTGACCGCTTCCTGCACCTGCAGAGTGATGCCGAATTAATCGCTGATCTGCAGCGTCAGGGCGGCACACCGGCGGCTCTGTTTGACGAGCCGGAACTGCTGCAGATGGCGGTGGATACCCTGGCGGCCGACTATCAGGTCTGTGGCAGCTTTGCCTATGCCGGCAGTGCCGGTCTGAACTGCCCGCTGCATGTGCTGGCCGGGCGGGAGGATGAGATCACCGAAGCCGAGCTGCAGGCCTGGGCGGCGGAGTCGAGCGGGCCCATGCAGCTGAACTGGTTTGACGGTGGCCATTTCTATCTCAAAGGCGAAGAACAGGCCGTGCTGGCGCTGATCCGGCAGCAGCTGCTACCGGATGCACTGCATCGGCTCAGTGCCTGACAGGGTCAAGCCAGACCGATTTCAACCACCTGCCACAACGTGCTGTTAATCAGCGCCTGTACCTGTTCCGCCACTGGCTGAACCGGTGCGGGCGCCAACAGGAGGTGCCTGTGGGCACAAATCACACTTCCTCATCCCGTCTTGCCACCAGCCAGCGCCCCTACGGGTCAGAGCTGCCGGCACTGATCACCGCCCCTGAAGCTGACACGCCGCTGAGTAGCCTGCTGCCGATGCAGCGGGAGATCGAAACCGTGGTCGAACGGGTCGGCGGAGTGCTGCTGCGCGGCTTCAACGTGCCGGACGTCAGCGACTTTCGCGCCTATGCGGCCTCGTTTGGCCATCCGCTGCTGAATTACGAGTTTGGCTCGACCCCGCGCAGTGCGGTCTCGGGTGGTGTCTATACCTCCACCGAATATCCCGCGCACCAGCATATCCCCCTACATAACGAACAGGCTTACACCACCCAGTGGCCGATGAAGATCTGGTTCCACTGTGTGCTGGCCGCCGGGCAGGGGGGCGAGACGCCCATTGCCGACAGCCGGGCGATCTACCGGCGTATGCCTGCGGAGATTCGCCAGCGCTTCAGCGACGGGCTGGTCTATGTGCGCAACTATGGCAATGGCCTTGATCTGCCCTGGCAGGCGGTGTTCAACACCGAAGAGGAAGCCGAGGTAGAGGCTGCCTGCCAGCGTCTGGGGATCGAATGGGAATGGAAAGACGATGGTGAGCTGCGTACCTGGCAATACTGTCAGGGCGTGGCCCAGCATCCACGCAGCGGCGACTGGGTCTGGATGAATCAGGCTCATCTGTTTCATGCCTCCAATCTGGCAGCGGATGTGCGGGACACCCTGATCGACAGCGTCGGTGTGGAAAATCTGCCGCGCAATGTGCTGTACGCCGACGGCAGTGAAATTGGCGATGACACCTTTGCTCTGATCCGGCAGGTGCTGGCGGCAGAAACCGTGATATTCCCCTGGCAGTCCGGCGATGTGCTGATGCTGGATAATATGCTCGCTGCCCATGCCCGCACGCCCTTTCAGGGGCCACGCAAGGTGGTGGTGGCGATGGCGGAAGGGTATGGCTGGCAACCCTGATGCCTTCACCGGATGGCCATGCTCATTCCTGCGGAAGGATCTCCTGTCACAGTGAATAATCCGGTAACGGATTGGCGCTGGGCTTTGTCACTGATCGGCGGTATGCATAGTCTGCCAGGATGCTGAGGACAAGGAGATCATCATGGAATCATCCGAACAGAAATACCCGTCAGGGATGGGCAAAGGCACACCGATACCACCAGAAATTCGTGGCTGGAGCTGGGGTGCCTTCTGTCTTAACTGGCTGTGGGGCGTGTGCAACAACACCTTTATTGCTCTGCTGATGTTTGTCCCTGTGGTCAACATCATCATGCCCTTTGTGCTGGGAGCCAGAGGTAATGAATGGGCCTGGCAAAACCGCCAGTGGCGCGATATAGAGCACTTTCGCACGGTGCAGCGCCGCTGGGCGATTATTGGGCCGATTGTTCTGGTGCTGGTACTGGCAGGTGCCTTCCTCGGTATTCCCCGGCTGCTGGAAGGCGATGCCTATCAACTGGCACTGAGCAAAGTGCAGAGCAGTCAGGCCGTTATCGCGGAGCTGGGGGAACCGGTCAGGGCAGAGGGGCAGACCTCCGGCCAGATCTCCACCGATACCAGTAGCGGACAGGCCAGTCTGCATTTCACCGTGGTCGGCCCCAGACAGGATGCTGACGTCTACGCCAATATGTCGCAGCAGGCTGGCAAGTGGCAGGTAGAGAAGATCATCGTGCGCCCGGCTATTTCCGGTTTTGATATTGACGTACCAGCGGAGTAATCCGCTGGTTTTCCTTTGCTGAAGCTGCTGCCTCTCAGCAGCTTTAATTAGCCCTCGTCCGTCCTTGATTTTTCATTGAGCCTGTTCATAATTCTTTTTTGTTCATGAATCATGAACGGGAATAAAATATGAACGGTCACGAACTTCTGGTTCAGACACTTGCTCATCTGCCCCCCTCCGTCAGTGCTTATGCTGAGGGGGATGAGCTGATTATTACTGCAGGCAACCAGCAGGCGCGGTTAGCCATAGTCATCAGGCAGATTCATCGTAAGGAAAGTCTGCAACAATTGGAAAAGCGGCCTGATAGAGTGCTGATCTGCAACCCGTTGTCGGATTTTCTGGCTGAACAGTGCAGTGCACAAGGGATCAACTTTATTGACGCTGCGGGGAATGCCCGTGTTCAGTCAGAAGGTTTATATCTGTGGATAAGTGGTCGCACGGCTGCGGCGGTTAAGCAACCTGCGCGAGCAGGCTGGACGGCGGCGACAGTACGCTGCGTGTTTGCCTTGTTAGTTGATCCTGCCCTGCAGAATGCCTCCATTCGTACGATGGCGGACTGTGCAGGCGTCTCTGTGGGCGTGGTCAGCAATACTCTGGCTTTACTCAAGGCAGAAGGATTGTCCTGGCAATGCGAAGGGCAGAGTTTCGTGCGCCAGCAGCCTCTGATTCATGAATGGCTTAGCCATTATCGCAGTCAGTTGCGAGCCAAACTGGGCGGAGTACGCCTCAGTGCTCCCCTGAACTGGCATGACATCGTACTGGTAGCGGGAGACCTCTGGGGTGGCGAAGTAGCCGCAGAGTTACTGACGGAGTACTTGCAGGCTGAACAGTTGATGCTGTTTACCGAAGTACCGCTCGCTGAGCGAATCAGGCAACTGCGCTGTAAGCCGGATGCTGCCGGACGGTTATGGTTGGTGCCTGCTTTCTGGGGCCAACGCCTCACTGTAGGTAAACGAGGTCAGGCGCTGTTAGCCATCGCTGAATTACTGGCTTCTGGCGATAGTCGCAATATTGAGGCTGCGGAGAAGATTAATGAGCACTTCCTACACCTTAAAACACTCCCTACGCCCTGGGTTTGAGCCGGTATTACGGCTGCTCATTGATGTCTGCGGGACGGTGGGGTGTGCTTATTTTGTGGCAGGGGCGACGGCGCGGGATATTGTACTGTTCCACGTATTTGGCCGTGACCCGGGCCGACAGACCAAAGATATTGATACCGCGATTATGGTTGCAGACTGGTCAGAATATCAGTCGATCCGCTCTGCACTGGTGGCGGCAGGGCTGACAGAGACCCGAGAGACACACCGTCTGCATCATCAATCCAGTGGTTTGCCGGTAGACATCATCCCCTTTGGTGGCATTGCTTCTGCTGAAGGGGAAATAGCCTGGCCTCCAGAGTTTGAAACCGTTATGTCGGTTGCTGGATTTGAGGAAGCATTCGCTGCCGCCATCACCGTTAAACTGGATGCTTCGACGGAACTGAAAGTATGTTCAATGGCAGGGCTGGCATTACTGAAGCTGGTGGCCTGGCGGGAGCGACGGCAACAAAGCAACAAAGACGCCAGTGACTTTCTGACCCTGCTTGATCAATACCCGCATCTGCAAAAGGATCGGCTGTGGGAGTCCTTTCTGCCACTGGAACAGTTGGAATATAAGGATAGTCGCCTTGGTGCCTTTCTGCTGGGATACGATGTATCGGCTTTGTTATCACCGATGACCAGAGAAGCACTGGAGGTAATGAAACAACAGGAAAAGATGCTGTTAAGCGACGCGCTGATTCGATCACAGCGGCGCCAGCATGTCATCCCTCCGGAACCCGATGACTGTATCCAGATAGAGCAGCATATCGATGATTTTTTTGCTGGCCTGCGTGCTGGCGATCCATTGCAAGCTGTCAGCGGTGAGTGACAGGCGCTACTACTATTCCCAAAGACTCGCTACTACTAGAAACGCTCTATCGCTACAAATCTCTCTATTACTCAAGGGATTGCTCGGCAGCGAAGGGGGCGTTCTCTTTATTTGCTACCATCACCCCCCGCTAAATTCCCCCGTCACTCCATCGTCAATCACAAATAAGAAACGTTCTCACCACTGTGAGCGCCTCACGATTGCCAAGGAGTCGTCATGCTGTCTGCTGCTATTTCTCTCCCAGCGCCGTTCTGCTGCCCCTGCTGATACCGGGCGCCTGCTACTGCATTGCCTGTGACCGAGTGCCTGTGACCGGCATTTCTGCCCTGCCTGAACGAGAGTCCACCATGTCTGCCACCCCCTTTGTTGCTGCTTCTCTGGCCGAGAGCCTGAGTCATTTTGCCCACATTCGTCCTCAGGCCACGGCGCTGATTACCGTGGATGCCCGCGGTGATACCACCTACAGCTATCTTGATCTGCAGCAGCGGGCGCAGGCGCTGGCGGCACGGTTACAGCGCAGTGGCGGTGTGGGCGAGCGGGCCTTGCTGCTGATGGATTCCGGGGTGGATTACGTTACCGCCTTTTTCGCCTGCCTTTACAGCGGCGTGGTAGCGGTGCCGGTATTTCCGCCGGAGTCGGTACGCGAGCAGCATCTGCAGCGTTTGCGCGGTATCGCCGAAGACGCCGAAGCGAAATGGATTCTCACCAGCAGCGAGGTGGCAACGACGCTGCAGCAGGCAGGAGTCCGTCTGTCCGCCGCCAAGGTGGTGGCGGTCGATCAGGCCGATGTGCAGCAGGCCGGGCGCTATCAGCACTGGCAGCCACAACAGGGCGATCTGGCGTTTTTGCAGTACACCTCCGGCTCCACCTCGGCGCCCAAAGGGGTGATGGTCAGCCACGACAACCTGCTGGCCAATGAAGTGGCGATGTATCGCCAGCTGCAGGTGCAGGACGATGACGTCTTCGTCAGCTGGCTGCCGCTCTATCACGACATGGGCCTGATTGGCGGGTTGCTGCTGCCGGTGTTCAGTGGCCGGCCGCTGGTACTGATGTCACCTAAATTCTTTCTTGAGCGCCCCAGTCGCTGGCTGGAAGCCGTGGCCAGACACCGCGGTACGGTATCGGGCGGGCCGGATTTTGCCTATCGCCTTTGCGTGGATCGGGTGCGCCGTAGCCAGCTGCAGGGGCTGGACCTCAGCCACTGGCGGGTGGCGTTCTCCGGTGCTGAGCCGGTGCGGGCGGCGACACTGCAGGATTTTGTCAGCCATCTGGACGGCACCGGTTTTAACCCACAGTCCCTGATGCCCAGCTACGGGCTGGCGGAAGCCACCCTGATGGTCAGCACCCGGGCCGCCCGGCAGGGGCTGCTGACGTTGCCCTTTGCCACAGAGGCGCTGGCCCGCGGGCAGGCGCAGGCAGTGCCCACGCAGGTCAATGCCAGTGTGCAGGTCAGTTGCGGCACCGTGGTGGCCGATCACCAGCTGGCCATTGTTGACCCGTCCACCCTCGCTGAGCGCGAGCCGGATCAGGTAGGCGAAATCTGGTTCAGCGGCCCCAGTGTTGCCGAGGGCTACTGGCGCAATGCCGAGGCGACCGCCGCCAGTTTTGTCGACTGGCAGGGGCGCCGCTGGTTGCGTACCGGCGATCTGGGGTTTATCCACAACCAGCAGCTGTATATCTCTGGCCGCTGCAAGGATCTGATCATCGTCCGTGGTCAGAACCTTTATCCACAGGACATCGAAGCCGCCATTGAGGCCGAACTGGACTGGGTACGCAAGGGCCGGGTGGCGGCCTTTGCCGTCACCCTTGATGAACACGGCCAGCGCCGTGAAGGCATTGGTCTGGCGCTGGAAGTCTCCCGCAGCGTGCAGAAGCTCACCGCGCCCGGTGCGCTGGTACAGGCGCTGGATGAAGTGGTCAGTCGCATCTGGATGGAGCCGCTGGCCGTGGTCGTGTTGCTGCAGCCCGGTGCGCTGCCGAAAACCTCCAGCGGCAAACTGCAGCGTTCCGCCTGTCGTCACGGCTGGCAGGAAAGCAGCCTTGATGCTTACGCCATTTATCAGCAGGGGCAGCTGCGCCACCTGAACCATAGCGTCACCACGGACAGCCCGAGCCGCAGTGAAGGGCAGACGCAGGGCGGCATCAGCCCCCGTGGAGAGGTGGAGATGGCGCTGGCCCAGCTGTGGGAAAACGTGCTGCAGGACGATGAGCACCGTCCCTTGCTGCTGACTCGCGATGCTTCCTTCTTCGCCCTCGGCGGCAACTCCCTCAAAGCCGTCGCCCTGTGCAGCCAGATTGCCGAGCGCTGGCAGGTATCGCTGAGTGCCCGTGAAGTCTTCGAGTTCCACCGGCTGGATCAGATGGCGGCGCAGATCGAACAGCGCCAGCAGGCCGAACCGGCGCTGCAGCCCGTAGCGCTGGTCGACCGTCAGCAGCCACTGCCCACCTCGGCGGCGCAACAGAGCCTGTGGCTGACCTGGAAACTTGACCCGGACAGTGCCGCCTACAACATGGTCGGGGTGATTGACCTGCAGGGCGTGCTGGATGGCTTTGCTCTGCAGCAGGCGCTGCGTTACCTGTGCAGCCGCCATGAGCCGTTGCGCTCGGTGTTTAGGGAAGAACAGGGGCCGCTGCGTCAACAGCTGCTGAGCCTCGAAGACGAACAGGTCAGAGCATTGTGGCAGCCACAACGGCTGTCGCTGCTGGGGCAGGCGGATGTTACCGCAGCCGCTGCCGCACAGGTGCAGCAATGGGGCCGTCAGCCACTGGCGCTGGATCAGGCGCCTGCGGTGCGTACCGGTCTGCTGCAGCTGGCCGAGGATCACCATCAGCTGGTGCTGGTGATCCATCATATTCTTGCCGATGGCGCCTCGGTGCAGGCGCTGTTCAACGATCTCGGTCTGGCCTATCAGTGTTATGCACAGGGCCAGACGCCTGCCCAGCCCGCACTGACGGTGCAGTTCGCCGATCTGGTGCAGTGGCAGCAGCAACAGCTGGCCGGGTGTGATAGCGAGGGCCGCAGTCTGGCGCAGCGGCAGGCGGCTTACTGGCAGCAGCGGCTGGCCGGACCGCAACCGGCACGGCCACTGGCCGCTGACTTTTCCGTTCCGTCACAGCGCAGTGAACAGGGGCTGCGCTATCACCATCTGCTGCCTGCCGGGCTGTCAGCGACGCTGCAGGCGCTGGCCAGACAGCAGCAGAGCTCGGTATTTGTGCTGCTGCAGGCCGCTTTTACCTTGCTGCTCAGTCGTCTCAGTGGTCAGTGTGATATTCGTCTTGGCGTGCCCAGTGCTTTGCGCCATTACCCCCACAGTACCGAACTGGTGGGCTATCTCACCCATGTGGCGGTGGTACGGCAGCAGCCGCGTCCCGGACAGTGTGTGGCCAGCTGGCTGCAACAGGTGAGTGATGAGCTGCGACAGGCGCAGCAGCATCTTGATCTCAGCTTTGAGCAGATGGTCGAGGCGGTGGCGCCGGAGCGTCAGGCCGGGGTCAACCCGTTATTCCAGATCAAAATGACTGAACAGCAGCCGCTGCCCCGCGCTGGCTTCGGCGGTGTCCAGTTTGCCCTGCAGGAGCATTTCACCGGGCTGGTGCACTTTGATCTCAGTCTGGATATCTGTCAGCAGCGCAATGGTATTGAGCTGACGTTTACCTATGCCAGTGACCTGTTCCGCCCGGCGACCATCGCCCTGCTGGGGCGTCAGCTTGAGGCGCTGCTGGAACAGCTTGCCCTCCGTCAGGACCAGCCACTGGCGCAGCTGCAACTGGCTGAACCACTGAGCCTGCAGTCCGGGCCCGGCAGCGAATTACCCCCGCAGGAGGGCGGCTTTGTGCCCGTGACGGAGCGCTGGCAGCAGGCCTGGGCGCAGATAGACGACGGGCGCCCGGTATTGCTTGATGGCGAATGCTGCTGGTCGCTGGCCGGGGTACAGCAACAGGTGGCGGTGCTCAGTCAGCGACTATTACAGCACGGTGTGCAGCCGGAGCAACGGGTTGCGGTGCTGGCCGGGCGCTCACCGCAGGCGGTGATGGCCATGCTGGCGATCCTGCAGGTGGGCGCGGTGTGGGTGCCGCTTGATCCGGCGCTGCCGGCGGCGCGTCTGGCTTATCAACTGCAGGACTGCGGTGCGGTGCTGCTACTGGTGGCAGAGACAGAAGAAGATACAGGGCAGGCTGACTGGGCCGCTGCGGTGCCGCGTTTAGCCCTGACGGTGAGCGGTGACACCGGCAATGTGCCCGCGCTGACCAGGGGTACACTGCACCCGCAGCAGGCGGCCTATGTGATCTATACCTCCGGCTCCACCGGCCAGCCCAAGGGGGTGGTGATTACCCACGGTGCGCTGGCCAACTATGTGCAGGCGGTGCTGGCACGGCTGGCACTGCCGAATGACGCCACTACCATGATGATGGTGTCCACCCCGGCAGCCGACCTGGGCCACACCGTGCTGTTTGGCGCCCTGTGCAGTGGTCGTACGCTGAGTCTGCCGCCACAGCCGGTGGTGACGGATACCCATGCGCTGCTGGCGTACCTGCAGCGTCACCCGGCGGATGTACTGAAAATTGTCCCCAGTCATCTGGCGGCTTTGCTGCATGCTGCCGAGCAGGACGCGGCACAGTTACTGCCGCGCCACAGCCTGATCAGTGGTGGCGAAAGCCTGAGTGCGGCACTGGCAGCGCAGGTCCGCGCGCTGGCGCCACAGTGTCAGCTGGTGAATCACTATGGCCCGACCGAAACCACCGTCGGTGTGCTGACCCACATTCTGCCTGCCGGCATGACGCCCGGCAGTGAGCCGGCCATCGGCAGCCCGTTGCAAGGCTGCTTTGCCTGTATCCTCGATGCCGACCTGCAGCCCCTGCCGCTGGGCTGTGCCGGAGAGCTCTATCTGGGCGGTGCCGGCGTCGCCCGCGGTTATCTGCAGCGCCCGGCGCTGACTGCCGAGCGTTTTATTCCCGACCCCTGGCATGCAGGCCAGCGCCTTTATCGCAGTGGTGATCGTGCCCGGCTGACGGAGGATGGCAGCCTGCAC
This Pokkaliibacter sp. MBI-7 DNA region includes the following protein-coding sequences:
- a CDS encoding alpha/beta fold hydrolase, with translation MQQPAVIPTSVPLTLYCLPCAGGSAAMYFRWRRALAPHIELVPVELPGRGSRIGEDFVRHFETLVSQLADELAAGLPARYAFFGHSMGTLLAYGLCRELQQRGLPAPQALLMSAGKAPRKRDTDRFLHLQSDAELIADLQRQGGTPAALFDEPELLQMAVDTLAADYQVCGSFAYAGSAGLNCPLHVLAGREDEITEAELQAWAAESSGPMQLNWFDGGHFYLKGEEQAVLALIRQQLLPDALHRLSA
- a CDS encoding type IV toxin-antitoxin system AbiEi family antitoxin, translated to MNGHELLVQTLAHLPPSVSAYAEGDELIITAGNQQARLAIVIRQIHRKESLQQLEKRPDRVLICNPLSDFLAEQCSAQGINFIDAAGNARVQSEGLYLWISGRTAAAVKQPARAGWTAATVRCVFALLVDPALQNASIRTMADCAGVSVGVVSNTLALLKAEGLSWQCEGQSFVRQQPLIHEWLSHYRSQLRAKLGGVRLSAPLNWHDIVLVAGDLWGGEVAAELLTEYLQAEQLMLFTEVPLAERIRQLRCKPDAAGRLWLVPAFWGQRLTVGKRGQALLAIAELLASGDSRNIEAAEKINEHFLHLKTLPTPWV
- a CDS encoding nucleotidyl transferase AbiEii/AbiGii toxin family protein, with the protein product MSTSYTLKHSLRPGFEPVLRLLIDVCGTVGCAYFVAGATARDIVLFHVFGRDPGRQTKDIDTAIMVADWSEYQSIRSALVAAGLTETRETHRLHHQSSGLPVDIIPFGGIASAEGEIAWPPEFETVMSVAGFEEAFAAAITVKLDASTELKVCSMAGLALLKLVAWRERRQQSNKDASDFLTLLDQYPHLQKDRLWESFLPLEQLEYKDSRLGAFLLGYDVSALLSPMTREALEVMKQQEKMLLSDALIRSQRRQHVIPPEPDDCIQIEQHIDDFFAGLRAGDPLQAVSGE
- a CDS encoding TauD/TfdA family dioxygenase, which codes for MGTNHTSSSRLATSQRPYGSELPALITAPEADTPLSSLLPMQREIETVVERVGGVLLRGFNVPDVSDFRAYAASFGHPLLNYEFGSTPRSAVSGGVYTSTEYPAHQHIPLHNEQAYTTQWPMKIWFHCVLAAGQGGETPIADSRAIYRRMPAEIRQRFSDGLVYVRNYGNGLDLPWQAVFNTEEEAEVEAACQRLGIEWEWKDDGELRTWQYCQGVAQHPRSGDWVWMNQAHLFHASNLAADVRDTLIDSVGVENLPRNVLYADGSEIGDDTFALIRQVLAAETVIFPWQSGDVLMLDNMLAAHARTPFQGPRKVVVAMAEGYGWQP
- a CDS encoding cytochrome c oxidase assembly factor Coa1 family protein, producing the protein MESSEQKYPSGMGKGTPIPPEIRGWSWGAFCLNWLWGVCNNTFIALLMFVPVVNIIMPFVLGARGNEWAWQNRQWRDIEHFRTVQRRWAIIGPIVLVLVLAGAFLGIPRLLEGDAYQLALSKVQSSQAVIAELGEPVRAEGQTSGQISTDTSSGQASLHFTVVGPRQDADVYANMSQQAGKWQVEKIIVRPAISGFDIDVPAE
- a CDS encoding MbtH family NRPS accessory protein gives rise to the protein MSFDSEDTVFRVVVNHEEQYSIWPDYKAIPGGWRDTGVSGKKAECLAHIEQVWTDMRPLSLRQFMAEQAAS